A single genomic interval of Aegicerativicinus sediminis harbors:
- a CDS encoding class I SAM-dependent methyltransferase — MDTENKLHWENIYQTKDTTKVSWYQENPEVSIDLIKDISLPTDVSIIDIGGGDSLFVDELLKLGYEDITVLDISETSLEHAKIRLGEKSQHINWEASDILDFNTNKKFDLWHDRAAFHFLNDKIEIETYVQKVTNYLKPNGYLILGTFSEDGPLKCSGLNIHRYSEEEMTSVFKTNFTKLKCIKKDHITPNNSNQNFLFCIFQKME, encoded by the coding sequence ATGGATACAGAAAACAAATTACACTGGGAGAATATTTACCAAACAAAAGACACTACAAAAGTTAGCTGGTATCAAGAAAACCCGGAGGTTTCGATAGATTTAATTAAAGACATTAGTTTGCCTACCGACGTGTCAATTATTGATATTGGGGGTGGCGATAGCTTGTTTGTCGATGAATTGCTTAAACTGGGATATGAAGATATTACGGTATTAGATATTTCAGAGACTTCCCTTGAGCATGCAAAGATTAGATTAGGTGAAAAATCTCAACATATAAATTGGGAAGCCTCAGATATATTGGATTTTAATACCAACAAAAAATTTGATTTGTGGCATGATAGGGCTGCCTTCCATTTTTTAAATGATAAAATAGAAATAGAAACCTATGTTCAAAAGGTAACGAATTATTTAAAACCAAATGGTTACCTTATACTTGGAACTTTTTCAGAGGATGGCCCATTAAAATGTAGTGGTCTTAATATTCATCGTTATTCAGAAGAAGAAATGACTTCGGTTTTCAAAACCAATTTCACCAAATTAAAGTGCATAAAAAAAGATCATATTACTCCCAACAATAGCAATCAGAATTTTTTGTTTTGCATCTTCCAAAAGATGGAATAA
- a CDS encoding fumarylacetoacetate hydrolase family protein, whose amino-acid sequence MKIFNTTSGVIIQHNEQNYGVNEDWDKFINDDNLRTKCETLIENGLDIVEEVGDILPPIRSQEIWASGVTYFNSKMARLEESLKAGGGTFYEKVYHADRPELFYKGNALRCVGQNGKVRIRRDSTWNVPEPEFTIMVTSNKKIIGYTIGNDMSSRSIEGENPLYLPQAKTYDGSASIGPCLYLDEDFPKPDTEISLEIRRGEQVVWSESTQFSQMKRSLIDLTDYLFRECSFPNGCLLMTGTGIIPASEFTLNSGDEIIIAIDKIGVLKNTVE is encoded by the coding sequence ATGAAGATATTCAATACAACAAGTGGAGTTATCATCCAACATAATGAACAAAATTATGGTGTTAATGAAGATTGGGACAAATTCATAAATGACGATAATTTAAGGACTAAATGTGAAACTTTGATTGAGAATGGATTGGATATTGTCGAGGAAGTGGGGGATATTTTACCACCGATAAGAAGTCAAGAAATATGGGCAAGTGGGGTTACCTATTTTAATAGTAAAATGGCCCGTTTAGAAGAATCACTCAAGGCAGGTGGTGGCACTTTTTATGAAAAAGTGTATCACGCTGACCGCCCAGAATTGTTCTATAAGGGAAACGCTCTTCGTTGTGTGGGCCAAAATGGAAAGGTGCGAATTCGAAGAGATTCAACTTGGAATGTACCAGAGCCAGAATTTACAATTATGGTAACTTCTAACAAGAAAATTATAGGTTATACAATTGGAAATGATATGAGTTCTCGAAGTATTGAAGGAGAGAACCCCCTTTATTTGCCACAAGCTAAAACTTACGATGGCTCAGCATCTATTGGTCCATGCCTCTATTTGGATGAAGACTTTCCCAAACCAGATACAGAAATTTCCCTTGAAATCCGAAGGGGTGAACAAGTGGTTTGGTCGGAGTCAACACAATTTTCACAGATGAAGCGTTCCCTAATTGATTTAACCGATTATTTATTTAGGGAATGTAGTTTCCCAAATGGATGCTTGCTTATGACAGGAACTGGTATTATCCCTGCATCCGAATTCACCTTAAATTCAGGTGATGAAATAATAATTGCCATTGATAAAATTGGGGTTTTAAAGAATACTGTTGAATAA
- a CDS encoding GntP family permease, which yields MSILFLVLSISLVVWLTAKVKMHAFIALLLVAIIFGLVSGMPFDQIISSINKGFGNTMAGIGLIIIFGVIIGAFLENTGGAYALADKVLNLTGKRKTPLAMGLIGWIISIPVFADSGFMLMSPLNKSLAKKAGITLTATTIALAMGLMASHTLVPPTPGPIAAAHFLNANLGWVMLIGIPASLFGLTMVLIFIKIYVSKTYIDPNPKLNESDIELKLKTSPSASKSVLPIIVPIVLIVLKSALTLFKPITENSEIIPFWYKTIVFLGEPFIALIIGCIFAILLPKKLDREIFSTTGWIGKALVSASSILLITGAGGIFGQVLRDSGVVKILGDSMSSMNMGLFMPFLLASAIKTAQGSSTVALITTASIVAPMLMSLGFESEIDKALVVLSIGAGSSVASHANDSFFWVVTGMSNMESKLGYKFHTMGSLILGVSVILFLAILRLLIN from the coding sequence ATGTCTATATTGTTTCTTGTATTAAGTATTTCATTAGTGGTTTGGTTAACCGCAAAAGTAAAAATGCATGCTTTTATAGCACTTTTATTAGTCGCAATTATTTTCGGTTTAGTCTCAGGAATGCCATTTGATCAAATAATCTCTTCCATTAACAAAGGATTCGGTAATACCATGGCTGGTATTGGTCTAATTATAATTTTTGGGGTAATAATAGGGGCATTTTTAGAAAATACAGGAGGTGCATACGCTCTCGCAGACAAAGTTTTGAATTTGACCGGTAAACGCAAAACACCGCTTGCCATGGGGCTTATTGGTTGGATCATTTCTATTCCGGTATTTGCGGACAGTGGATTTATGCTAATGTCTCCCCTAAATAAGAGTTTGGCTAAAAAGGCAGGCATTACCCTAACTGCCACGACTATTGCCCTAGCGATGGGATTAATGGCTTCTCATACTTTAGTTCCTCCTACCCCTGGACCAATTGCAGCTGCTCACTTTTTAAATGCAAATTTGGGATGGGTAATGTTGATAGGAATACCTGCAAGTTTGTTTGGCCTTACCATGGTTTTAATTTTCATAAAAATTTATGTTTCTAAAACCTATATAGATCCAAATCCGAAACTAAATGAAAGTGACATTGAACTAAAATTAAAAACATCCCCTTCTGCCAGCAAATCGGTTTTGCCAATTATAGTTCCGATTGTTCTAATTGTTTTAAAATCTGCACTCACTTTATTTAAACCAATTACTGAAAATTCTGAAATTATTCCATTTTGGTATAAGACAATAGTGTTTTTAGGCGAGCCATTCATAGCTCTTATAATTGGCTGTATCTTCGCAATACTTCTGCCAAAAAAATTAGATCGTGAAATTTTTTCTACTACTGGATGGATAGGAAAGGCTTTGGTATCAGCATCATCTATCCTTTTAATTACAGGTGCCGGCGGAATATTTGGACAAGTATTAAGGGATTCTGGGGTTGTAAAAATTTTAGGAGATAGTATGTCTAGCATGAATATGGGATTATTTATGCCTTTCTTGTTGGCTTCTGCAATAAAAACGGCACAAGGTTCAAGTACGGTCGCTTTAATAACAACTGCATCTATTGTAGCACCAATGTTAATGTCCTTAGGGTTTGAATCCGAAATAGACAAAGCCTTAGTAGTATTATCTATCGGTGCAGGTTCATCGGTAGCCTCACATGCTAACGACAGCTTTTTTTGGGTTGTTACGGGAATGTCTAATATGGAAAGTAAATTAGGCTATAAATTTCATACGATGGGAAGCCTTATTTTAGGTGTTTCAGTTATTCTATTTCTTGCAATTTTGAGACTATTAATAAATTAA
- a CDS encoding IlvD/Edd family dehydratase produces the protein MSEKLSLRSQEWFQNMDKMGFVHRSWLRNQGYPDDYFQGKPVIGICNTWSELTPCNAHLRDVAETVKKGILEAGGFPLEFPVMSLGETIMKPTTMLFRNLVSMDVEETLRANPIDGVVLLTGCDKTTPSTIMGACSVDLPTIVVTGGPMLNGRFRNETIGSGSFNWMIKERQNKGQLLAEELYEAESCAARSIGHCNTMGTASTMAVMSEALGLTLPGISSIPAADSRKKVFQQFSGRRIVEMVKEDLTLSKVLTKKAFENAIIVNAAVGGSTNLIIHLIAIARRIGVDLKLEEFDSLGSEVPLLVNLMPSGKYLMEDFYYAGGLSFVMKELTTLLHKECITVNGQKIIDNYEKASCYNSEVIKTLKEPLKENAGITVLKGNLCENGAIIKPSAATPKLMQHRGKAVVFENIEDYHQRVDDPDLDVDENSVIVLKGVGPKGYPGMPEVGNVDLPKKLIEKGVKDMVRISDGRMSGTAYGTVVLHISPESTIGGTLAIVENGDYITLDVKNKLLQLELSEEEIQYRKLNMKPESLDVNRGYVKLYIDHVEQAHLGADLDFLVGKSGSKVSRDLH, from the coding sequence GTGTCTGAAAAACTTTCTTTGAGAAGCCAAGAATGGTTTCAAAATATGGACAAAATGGGTTTTGTTCATAGATCTTGGTTACGTAACCAAGGATACCCAGACGACTATTTTCAGGGCAAGCCAGTTATAGGTATTTGCAATACATGGTCCGAACTTACCCCATGTAATGCCCACCTAAGAGATGTTGCTGAGACTGTGAAAAAGGGAATTTTGGAAGCTGGTGGATTTCCCCTAGAATTCCCCGTTATGTCTTTGGGGGAAACCATAATGAAACCTACAACCATGCTTTTTAGAAACTTGGTTAGTATGGATGTGGAAGAAACTTTACGTGCCAATCCAATTGATGGAGTGGTTTTACTTACCGGATGTGACAAAACAACACCATCAACCATTATGGGTGCCTGCAGTGTAGATTTACCTACTATTGTCGTTACAGGCGGCCCAATGTTAAACGGTCGTTTTAGAAATGAGACCATCGGCTCAGGATCCTTCAATTGGATGATAAAAGAGCGTCAGAATAAAGGTCAATTATTGGCTGAAGAATTATATGAAGCTGAATCCTGTGCTGCTAGAAGCATCGGCCATTGTAATACCATGGGTACAGCATCAACCATGGCAGTAATGAGTGAAGCATTAGGACTAACCTTGCCAGGAATTTCGTCAATTCCGGCTGCGGATTCAAGGAAAAAGGTTTTTCAACAATTCTCTGGAAGGCGAATAGTTGAGATGGTAAAGGAAGATCTTACCCTTTCCAAAGTATTAACCAAAAAGGCCTTCGAAAATGCTATCATTGTCAACGCTGCCGTAGGAGGTTCTACTAATCTTATTATACACCTTATTGCCATTGCTAGACGAATTGGAGTTGATCTCAAATTAGAAGAATTTGATAGTCTTGGTAGTGAAGTACCGTTATTAGTGAATTTGATGCCTTCAGGAAAATATCTCATGGAAGATTTTTATTACGCTGGAGGGCTTTCTTTCGTTATGAAGGAATTGACAACATTACTTCATAAAGAATGTATTACAGTTAACGGGCAAAAAATTATCGATAATTATGAAAAGGCTTCTTGTTATAATTCAGAAGTAATTAAAACCTTGAAAGAACCTCTCAAAGAAAATGCAGGCATAACGGTCTTAAAAGGGAATCTTTGTGAAAACGGGGCAATTATAAAACCTTCAGCTGCAACGCCAAAATTGATGCAACACAGAGGTAAAGCAGTTGTATTCGAAAATATTGAAGATTATCACCAACGTGTCGATGATCCTGATTTAGATGTTGATGAGAATTCTGTGATTGTTTTAAAAGGAGTTGGCCCCAAAGGTTATCCAGGTATGCCCGAAGTTGGAAATGTTGATTTACCTAAAAAATTAATAGAAAAAGGTGTTAAGGATATGGTTAGAATCTCTGATGGAAGAATGAGCGGAACCGCGTATGGTACAGTTGTGCTTCACATTTCACCAGAATCTACCATCGGTGGTACCTTGGCCATTGTTGAAAATGGCGATTACATCACATTAGATGTAAAAAACAAACTGCTTCAACTTGAACTTAGTGAAGAAGAAATTCAATATAGAAAATTAAATATGAAACCTGAATCGTTAGATGTCAATCGTGGCTATGTTAAATTGTATATAGACCACGTTGAACAAGCACATCTCGGTGCTGACTTGGATTTTCTAGTCGGCAAATCAGGATCAAAAGTTTCTCGCGATTTACATTAA
- a CDS encoding acetate/propionate family kinase, with amino-acid sequence MKILVINTGSSSIKYVLYEMANNNVLANGSIERIGENRSNYKYSISSKDFEKEFKKSLTIKDHKEGLRNIIEVITDPGNNLLKDPNEIEAIGHRVVHGGEFYSGAVLITENVKSVIKRLIPLAPLHNPSNLEGIEVAEHFFPSAKQVAVFDTAFHQTMPSKSYRYPIPNYLYENEQVRAYGMHGSSHSFVTKEALKLLDKEEKDTAIITIHLGNGCSMSAVKGGKCIDTSMGLSPLAGLMMGTRSGDIDPSIPFFLGTKMGMSFQEIDTLLNKESGLKGIAGSNDMRDVLEKRDIGDKKASLAIDMYVQRIKKYIGAYIAEMNALDALVFTAGIGENSSVIRELVCSELNFLGIEIDSSLNEMKIKSNHKINSNESKVQVWVIPTNEELEIALQTKKLIGN; translated from the coding sequence ATGAAAATATTAGTTATAAATACTGGAAGTTCGTCCATAAAATATGTACTGTATGAAATGGCGAATAATAATGTGTTGGCCAATGGATCAATTGAACGCATTGGAGAGAACCGGTCTAACTACAAGTATTCCATATCCAGCAAAGACTTCGAAAAAGAATTTAAAAAATCCTTAACCATTAAGGATCATAAAGAAGGTTTAAGAAATATTATTGAGGTCATAACTGATCCAGGCAATAACCTTCTCAAAGACCCAAATGAAATTGAAGCTATCGGGCACCGAGTAGTTCATGGAGGTGAATTTTATAGCGGAGCTGTTCTAATTACCGAAAATGTTAAATCCGTTATTAAGCGATTAATTCCTCTCGCACCCTTACATAACCCTTCAAATTTGGAAGGTATTGAAGTGGCTGAGCATTTTTTCCCAAGTGCAAAACAGGTGGCTGTATTCGACACTGCCTTCCACCAAACTATGCCTTCAAAATCGTATCGCTATCCAATACCAAATTATCTATACGAAAATGAACAGGTAAGAGCATATGGTATGCATGGAAGTTCTCATTCATTTGTAACAAAAGAGGCGCTTAAACTACTTGACAAAGAAGAAAAGGATACGGCTATAATTACCATACATTTAGGTAACGGTTGTAGTATGTCAGCAGTAAAAGGCGGTAAATGTATTGATACTAGTATGGGGTTGTCTCCCTTAGCAGGTTTGATGATGGGAACAAGGTCTGGTGATATAGACCCATCAATACCCTTCTTTCTAGGAACCAAAATGGGCATGTCATTTCAAGAAATAGACACTTTGCTTAATAAAGAGAGTGGTCTAAAAGGAATTGCTGGAAGTAATGATATGCGCGATGTCCTTGAGAAAAGAGATATAGGTGATAAAAAAGCAAGTTTAGCAATAGATATGTATGTACAGCGAATAAAAAAATATATTGGTGCTTATATCGCTGAAATGAATGCTTTAGACGCCTTGGTTTTTACTGCCGGAATTGGCGAAAATAGCTCCGTGATAAGAGAATTGGTTTGTTCAGAATTAAATTTTTTAGGAATTGAAATTGATTCATCATTAAATGAGATGAAAATAAAAAGTAATCATAAAATAAATTCCAATGAAAGCAAAGTTCAGGTTTGGGTAATACCGACAAATGAAGAATTGGAGATTGCCCTTCAAACAAAAAAGTTGATTGGAAATTAA
- the pta gene encoding phosphate acetyltransferase, with amino-acid sequence MKKSIYINPTGATTGKSLVVLGLIEHFLRTGQKVGVFRPIIKTKPGKEMDVDLELFINNFKINIDYEDSYGFTIDQLQELESQGNHDEIIDKIIQKFKALEDRFDIVLIEGSDFESKNSVYEFNLNLEIAKNLGSPVIIVGKGYEDVSIEEQAYTIYQNVDNFLSHGCQVIKVIVNLVPDSIAEQLRNELLAHLPPDLSSVDLIPCDKGLSSPTIHEIANALNAEILYGENQLNRLAYYYTIAAMQPHNYLQRIKENSLIITPGDRGDIVMTTLQAHQSSNYPSLAGIILSAGYDLEDAYYKLLEGLKDIVPIISVKTNTFETAQAVANVRSYITSKNEGKISLALQVFEKHVNIPQLMERFEITPPSSVITPKMFEYSLFKKAKSNIKRIVLPESDDERILKAAEILTSRELVKIILLGNPDQIQKNLDRMGIMLDLSRIEIIEPLLYPKYSDYVISLCEKRKHKGVNTDMAKDLLSDFTYFATMMVLMGDADGMVSGAVNTTQHTIRPALQIVKTKPGFSVVSSVFFMCLEDRVLVYGDCAVNPNPTAEQLAEIALASAQTAESFGLNPKVAMLSYSSGSSGKGEEVEKVRIATKIAKSKNPVLKIEGPIQYDAAVDMGVGQKKMPDSEVAGKANVLIFPDLNTGNNTYKAVQRETGAIAIGPVLQGLNKPVNDLSRGCTVTDIVNTVVITAIQAQDENQ; translated from the coding sequence ATGAAAAAATCTATTTACATAAATCCTACCGGAGCTACCACAGGTAAGTCTTTGGTTGTCCTAGGTTTAATTGAACATTTCCTCAGAACAGGTCAGAAAGTTGGTGTTTTTAGGCCAATTATAAAAACCAAACCTGGCAAGGAAATGGATGTCGATTTGGAATTGTTCATCAACAATTTCAAAATTAATATAGACTACGAAGATTCTTATGGGTTTACAATAGACCAACTGCAAGAATTGGAAAGTCAGGGTAACCATGATGAAATTATTGACAAAATCATTCAAAAATTTAAGGCACTTGAGGATCGTTTTGACATTGTTTTAATTGAAGGAAGCGATTTTGAAAGTAAAAATTCAGTCTATGAATTCAATTTAAATTTAGAAATTGCCAAAAACCTAGGAAGTCCAGTAATAATCGTAGGCAAAGGTTATGAAGATGTCAGTATAGAAGAGCAAGCCTATACTATTTATCAAAACGTTGACAATTTTCTTTCCCACGGTTGTCAGGTCATTAAGGTTATTGTTAACCTGGTACCAGATAGTATTGCAGAACAATTAAGAAACGAGCTTCTAGCCCATCTGCCCCCTGATCTAAGTTCAGTGGACCTAATACCATGTGATAAGGGACTAAGTAGCCCTACTATTCATGAGATAGCAAATGCATTAAATGCTGAAATTTTATACGGTGAAAACCAATTAAACCGATTGGCATACTATTATACCATTGCGGCAATGCAGCCTCATAATTACCTTCAACGTATAAAAGAAAATTCATTAATTATAACTCCTGGGGATCGTGGTGATATAGTAATGACCACCTTGCAAGCACATCAATCTTCCAATTATCCTTCATTGGCTGGAATAATTCTTTCTGCCGGGTATGATTTGGAAGATGCTTATTACAAACTACTAGAAGGTTTGAAGGATATTGTACCTATAATTTCTGTAAAGACAAATACATTTGAAACTGCACAAGCAGTGGCTAATGTACGTTCATACATTACTTCTAAAAATGAAGGTAAAATTTCCTTAGCATTACAGGTTTTTGAAAAACACGTCAATATTCCACAGTTGATGGAGCGCTTTGAAATTACACCACCCAGTAGTGTAATTACACCAAAAATGTTTGAATACAGCTTATTTAAGAAAGCAAAATCGAACATAAAACGGATTGTTTTACCAGAAAGTGATGATGAAAGAATACTTAAGGCAGCAGAGATATTAACTTCTAGAGAATTAGTTAAAATTATTCTATTAGGAAACCCAGATCAAATTCAAAAGAATTTAGATCGAATGGGTATAATGCTAGATTTAAGTAGAATTGAAATTATAGAACCTCTACTCTACCCTAAGTATTCTGATTATGTAATTAGTCTTTGTGAAAAGAGAAAACATAAAGGTGTAAACACCGATATGGCAAAAGATTTGCTTTCAGATTTCACCTATTTCGCTACAATGATGGTGCTGATGGGTGATGCGGACGGTATGGTTTCAGGCGCTGTAAATACCACCCAGCATACTATTAGACCTGCGTTGCAAATTGTTAAAACAAAACCAGGGTTCTCTGTAGTTTCATCTGTTTTCTTCATGTGTCTCGAAGACCGGGTTTTAGTTTATGGAGATTGCGCTGTAAATCCTAACCCAACAGCCGAACAACTAGCTGAAATTGCTTTGGCTTCTGCCCAAACAGCAGAATCCTTTGGGTTAAATCCAAAAGTAGCCATGTTGTCTTATTCTTCTGGCTCTTCAGGAAAGGGCGAAGAAGTAGAAAAAGTTAGGATTGCAACAAAAATTGCAAAATCAAAAAATCCCGTTTTAAAAATCGAAGGTCCAATTCAATATGATGCGGCAGTAGATATGGGTGTTGGCCAAAAGAAAATGCCGGATTCAGAAGTGGCCGGCAAAGCAAATGTTCTGATTTTTCCAGACTTGAATACTGGCAATAACACCTATAAAGCTGTACAAAGGGAAACAGGCGCTATTGCTATAGGTCCGGTATTACAGGGGTTGAATAAACCTGTAAATGACCTAAGCCGTGGATGTACCGTTACAGATATTGTAAATACCGTTGTAATTACCGCAATACAGGCCCAAGACGAAAACCAATAA
- a CDS encoding YebC/PmpR family DNA-binding transcriptional regulator, with the protein MGRAFEFRKARKMKRWAAMSKAFTRIGKDIVMAVKEGGPDPDGNARLRAVIQNAKAVNMPKDNIERAIKRASDKNQGDYKEVLFEGYAPHGIAILVETATDNNTRTVANIRSYFNKCDGSLGTSGSVVFMFDHSCNFRIAAEGIDPEELELELIDYGAEEVFVDEDDILIYAPFESFGAIQAALEEKGIEILSSGFERIPQVTKKLTPEQMEDVEKLLEKIEEDDDVQNVYHTMEEATD; encoded by the coding sequence ATGGGAAGAGCTTTTGAATTCAGAAAAGCGCGAAAAATGAAGCGTTGGGCCGCTATGAGCAAGGCCTTTACAAGAATTGGCAAAGATATAGTTATGGCAGTTAAGGAAGGGGGACCAGACCCTGATGGCAATGCTAGATTAAGAGCCGTTATTCAAAATGCCAAGGCCGTTAATATGCCTAAAGATAATATTGAACGTGCAATAAAAAGAGCATCAGACAAAAATCAGGGTGATTATAAGGAAGTTTTGTTCGAAGGATACGCTCCACATGGTATTGCCATACTTGTAGAGACTGCTACTGATAACAACACAAGAACCGTTGCCAATATTAGAAGTTATTTCAATAAATGTGATGGAAGTCTAGGTACATCAGGTTCAGTGGTTTTTATGTTCGATCATTCCTGTAATTTTAGAATTGCTGCTGAAGGCATAGATCCTGAAGAATTAGAATTAGAGTTAATTGATTACGGTGCAGAAGAAGTTTTTGTAGATGAAGATGATATTCTAATTTATGCGCCATTTGAATCCTTTGGTGCAATACAAGCGGCACTTGAAGAAAAAGGCATAGAAATTTTATCTTCTGGATTTGAAAGAATTCCTCAGGTTACCAAAAAACTTACTCCTGAACAAATGGAAGATGTTGAAAAACTCCTGGAAAAGATTGAGGAAGATGACGATGTACAAAACGTTTATCATACAATGGAAGAAGCTACGGATTAA
- a CDS encoding 4a-hydroxytetrahydrobiopterin dehydratase, giving the protein MEALDKETIEKKLLRFPDWEYFDNAIHSEFEFDNFKDCFSAMSRIAFECEALNHHPDWSNVYNVLTISLSTHDAGGVTEKDFQLAEAIESIVEVQE; this is encoded by the coding sequence ATGGAAGCTTTAGATAAAGAGACAATTGAAAAGAAATTATTGAGATTTCCGGATTGGGAATATTTCGATAATGCAATACATTCAGAATTTGAGTTCGACAACTTTAAGGACTGTTTCAGTGCAATGAGTAGGATTGCTTTTGAATGTGAAGCCCTAAACCACCATCCAGATTGGTCTAACGTCTACAATGTACTTACAATTTCCTTAAGTACTCATGACGCAGGTGGTGTTACAGAAAAAGATTTTCAATTGGCTGAGGCGATTGAAAGTATAGTAGAAGTACAGGAATAA
- a CDS encoding sugar nucleotide-binding protein, with protein MPNYLTKHKILILGASGFIGNALYKELYPYFRTFGTYHTPNNFYENNHQFFHYNLEEDDVVEILEVTKPTIIISSLRGDFHYQTLAHEHINDYLKVNKETKIIFLSSANAFDGYSKYPSYEFDKTLSESIYGHFKIKIENMLLRLPKKQVVIARLPMVMGPQSPRIKEIKELLEENAPLEVFPNIIMNVTTDAKVTQQIHYIINRNKYGIFHLGSLDLVHHDDFIKEIAERLTNKPPVYKMVFTTNEDRYLAVLPKFNKLPKHLQVTSNEVLDALLQ; from the coding sequence ATGCCAAATTACTTAACCAAACATAAGATTTTAATTCTAGGAGCAAGTGGCTTTATTGGTAATGCGCTCTATAAAGAGTTATATCCTTATTTTAGAACTTTTGGCACCTATCATACTCCAAATAATTTTTACGAAAACAACCATCAATTTTTTCATTATAATCTTGAGGAAGATGATGTTGTTGAAATTTTAGAGGTAACCAAACCTACAATAATAATCTCCTCTTTAAGAGGGGATTTTCATTATCAAACTTTGGCTCATGAGCACATAAATGATTATTTAAAAGTCAACAAAGAAACCAAGATAATATTTTTGTCTTCAGCCAATGCATTCGATGGTTATAGTAAATATCCGAGTTACGAATTCGATAAAACACTGAGCGAAAGTATTTATGGGCATTTCAAAATTAAAATAGAAAATATGCTTTTGCGATTACCAAAGAAACAAGTGGTTATCGCAAGATTACCAATGGTTATGGGACCGCAGTCTCCAAGGATCAAAGAAATTAAAGAACTTTTGGAGGAAAATGCACCTTTGGAGGTCTTTCCAAACATAATAATGAATGTTACCACGGATGCCAAGGTGACACAGCAAATCCACTATATCATAAACAGAAATAAATATGGAATTTTTCATTTGGGTAGTTTAGATTTAGTTCATCATGATGATTTTATTAAGGAAATTGCTGAACGTCTTACTAATAAACCTCCTGTCTACAAAATGGTATTTACAACCAATGAGGACAGATATTTAGCAGTTTTACCAAAATTCAATAAACTACCAAAACATCTTCAGGTTACAAGTAATGAAGTTTTAGATGCACTTCTGCAATAA